A stretch of the Sphingosinithalassobacter tenebrarum genome encodes the following:
- a CDS encoding ligase-associated DNA damage response DEXH box helicase, translated as MARWFASRGWAPRRHQRDMLAAARAGRHALLVAPTGAGKTLAGFLPSLVELTEAPTDRLHTLYISPLKALATDVQRNLLTPIGEMELPIRVETRTGDTSHDRRTRQRARPPEILLTTPESLSLMLSYEDSFRLFADLKTVVIDEIHAFATGKRGDLLALALARLQAIAPGFRRVGLSATVADPDGYRAWLAPHGDIDTVALVQGEKGADPDIAILLPEGRVPWSGHSGRYAAGQVMAEIETHRTTIVFCNTRGLAELIFQDLWKVNRMSLPIGVHHGSLSLEARRKAEAAMADGRLRALVATASLDLGVDWGDVDCVIQMGAPKGSSRLLQRIGRANHRLDEPSEAVLVPGNRFEYLEARAALDAVEDGELDRGDFRPGGLDVLAQHVMACACAAPFEAGAMLHEVRSALPYSALTDEAFDRVLGFIADGGYALRAYDRFKRLTKGQDGLWRLSRPKFAAQHRLNAGIIVEAPMLDVRFRNGRKLGKVEEMFAASLSPGDTFFFAGVALEVEGVKDTDLVVRATSRPARVPSYMGLRLAMTTNLADRVRGFLADPGQWARFPDDVREWLEVQRLRSALPKPGQLLVETFPHEGQHHLVLYSFEGWNAHQSLGMLVTRRMEALGLKPIGFVANDYALACYGLEPVTDPAALLSPDILEHEFVDWVQGSALLKRAFRDVAVIGGLVERQHPGKRKTGRQVTFSTDLIYDVLRKYEPDHLLLRAAWADARARMTDVGRLGDLLDRAQDTMLHVDLPRVSPLAVPVLIMIGRENVTQAATEDAMLAEAATLAAEAMRLD; from the coding sequence ATCGCGCGCTGGTTCGCGAGCCGGGGCTGGGCGCCGCGCCGCCATCAGCGCGACATGCTCGCCGCGGCGCGCGCCGGGCGCCATGCGCTGCTGGTCGCGCCCACCGGCGCGGGCAAGACACTCGCCGGGTTCCTTCCCAGCCTGGTCGAACTGACCGAGGCTCCGACCGATCGGCTGCACACGCTCTATATCTCGCCGCTCAAGGCACTCGCCACCGACGTGCAGCGCAATCTGCTGACGCCGATCGGCGAAATGGAGCTGCCGATCCGAGTCGAGACGCGCACCGGCGACACGTCGCACGATCGCCGCACCCGCCAGCGCGCGCGGCCGCCCGAAATATTGCTGACGACGCCCGAGAGCCTCAGCCTGATGCTTTCCTATGAGGACAGTTTCCGGCTGTTCGCCGACCTGAAGACGGTCGTCATCGACGAAATCCACGCCTTCGCCACCGGCAAGCGCGGCGACCTGCTGGCGCTGGCGCTCGCGCGGCTGCAAGCCATCGCACCCGGCTTTCGCCGCGTCGGCCTCTCGGCAACCGTCGCCGATCCCGACGGCTATCGCGCCTGGCTCGCACCGCATGGCGATATCGACACCGTCGCGCTGGTCCAGGGCGAGAAGGGCGCCGATCCCGATATCGCGATCCTGCTGCCCGAAGGCCGCGTGCCGTGGAGCGGCCATTCGGGCCGCTATGCCGCCGGACAGGTGATGGCGGAGATCGAGACGCACCGCACCACGATCGTCTTCTGCAACACGCGCGGGCTTGCCGAGCTGATCTTTCAGGATCTGTGGAAGGTCAATCGCATGAGCCTGCCGATCGGCGTCCATCACGGCAGCCTGAGCCTTGAGGCGCGGCGCAAGGCCGAGGCGGCGATGGCCGACGGGCGACTGCGCGCGCTGGTCGCCACTGCCAGTCTCGATCTCGGTGTCGACTGGGGCGACGTTGATTGCGTCATCCAGATGGGCGCGCCCAAGGGAAGCTCACGCCTGCTCCAGCGGATCGGTCGCGCCAATCACCGGCTCGACGAACCGAGCGAAGCGGTGCTCGTTCCCGGCAACCGCTTCGAATATCTCGAAGCGCGCGCCGCGCTCGACGCCGTGGAAGACGGCGAGCTCGACCGCGGCGATTTCCGCCCCGGCGGGCTCGATGTGCTCGCGCAGCATGTCATGGCCTGCGCCTGCGCGGCGCCGTTCGAAGCCGGTGCGATGCTGCACGAAGTCCGTTCGGCCCTGCCCTATTCGGCGCTCACCGACGAAGCGTTCGACCGCGTGCTCGGCTTCATCGCCGATGGCGGCTATGCGCTGCGCGCCTATGACCGGTTCAAGCGGTTGACCAAGGGACAGGACGGGCTGTGGCGCCTCAGCCGCCCCAAATTCGCCGCGCAGCATCGCCTGAACGCCGGGATCATCGTCGAGGCGCCGATGCTCGACGTGCGGTTCCGCAACGGCCGCAAGCTCGGCAAGGTCGAGGAAATGTTCGCCGCTTCGCTGTCGCCCGGCGATACCTTCTTCTTCGCCGGCGTCGCGCTCGAAGTCGAAGGGGTGAAGGATACCGATCTCGTCGTCCGCGCCACCAGCCGCCCCGCGCGGGTGCCGAGCTATATGGGTCTGCGGCTCGCAATGACGACCAACCTTGCCGATCGCGTGCGCGGCTTCCTCGCCGATCCGGGCCAATGGGCGCGCTTTCCCGACGATGTGCGCGAATGGCTCGAAGTGCAGCGATTGCGCTCGGCGCTTCCCAAGCCAGGACAGTTGCTCGTCGAGACCTTCCCGCACGAGGGGCAGCATCACCTCGTCCTCTACAGTTTCGAAGGCTGGAACGCGCATCAGTCGCTCGGCATGCTGGTGACGCGGCGGATGGAGGCGTTGGGGCTCAAGCCCATCGGCTTCGTCGCCAATGACTATGCGCTCGCCTGTTACGGGCTCGAGCCGGTCACCGATCCGGCGGCGCTGCTCTCGCCCGATATTCTCGAACATGAATTCGTCGACTGGGTGCAGGGATCGGCGCTGTTGAAGCGCGCCTTTCGCGATGTCGCGGTGATCGGCGGGCTGGTCGAGCGCCAGCATCCCGGCAAGCGCAAGACCGGGCGCCAGGTCACCTTTTCGACCGATCTGATCTACGACGTGCTGCGCAAATACGAACCCGATCACTTGCTGCTGCGCGCCGCCTGGGCGGATGCGCGCGCGCGGATGACCGATGTCGGGCGGCTCGGCGACCTGCTCGATCGCGCGCAGGATACCATGCTGCATGTCGATCTGCCCCGCGTCAGCCCGCTTGCGGTGCCGGTGCTGATCATGATCGGACGCGAGAATGTCACCCAGGCCGCGACCGAGGACGCGATGCTGGCGGAGGCCGCGACGCTCGCCGCCGAAGCGATGCGACTGGACTAG
- a CDS encoding GNAT family N-acetyltransferase: MGDAEIAHAIRLSWDKSESTTRAAAAFAGDVIARDPAYISHGEIQTGLAIDARHWEPDLAARYAADFAELGAERDLLVARDQDGDIRGIAVLAWEETRRRRFAVLEDMAVDPAMRSSGIGARMLEEVENRARARDVDWLFLESGLGNEGAHRFFEREGFETVSKVFVKRL; the protein is encoded by the coding sequence ATGGGAGACGCTGAAATCGCACACGCAATTCGCCTGAGCTGGGACAAGAGCGAGAGCACTACGCGCGCCGCAGCCGCCTTTGCCGGCGACGTGATCGCGCGCGATCCAGCATATATCAGCCACGGCGAGATACAGACCGGGCTGGCGATCGACGCGCGGCATTGGGAACCCGATCTCGCGGCGCGCTATGCCGCCGACTTCGCCGAACTGGGCGCGGAGCGCGACCTGCTGGTCGCGCGCGACCAAGACGGCGACATTCGCGGCATCGCGGTTCTTGCCTGGGAGGAAACGCGCCGCCGCCGCTTTGCGGTGCTTGAGGACATGGCAGTCGATCCCGCGATGCGATCCAGCGGAATCGGGGCGCGGATGCTGGAGGAGGTCGAGAACCGTGCACGTGCGCGCGACGTCGACTGGCTGTTCCTCGAAAGCGGCCTCGGCAACGAAGGCGCGCATCGCTTTTTCGAGCGGGAGGGCTTCGAGACCGTGTCCAAGGTGTTCGTCAAGCGACTCTAG
- a CDS encoding ATP phosphoribosyltransferase regulatory subunit, whose amino-acid sequence MTGLLPEGFHDRLPPTADAASRLEAEVLRVARGYGYEQVDPPLAEFADSLAGRLKAGRMEQAVRFVDPVSQRTLAIRPDITAQVGRIAATRMGHHPRPVRLSYAGAVLKLRASELRPERAMRQIGAELVGLDSVAAAREVAAVAVEALQAAGIEKLAIDFTLPDLLSVLAGDTLSPDALTQLAERLDAKDAGGVAAIDSRFLSLIEAAGPFDTAMARLREFDSEGLLASRLDGLAEIAASVHPHAALTLDPTERHGFEYQSWLGFSLFAGGVRNEIGRGGSYMVLREDGGEEPAVGFSLYVDPVLDAGLGVIKRERLFLPYGTDAKTARALRAQGWVTVAALTEDDTPERQLCTHVLGDLGPEAV is encoded by the coding sequence ATGACCGGACTGCTCCCCGAAGGGTTTCACGATCGCCTGCCGCCGACGGCCGATGCCGCGTCGCGGCTGGAGGCCGAGGTGCTGCGCGTCGCGCGCGGCTATGGCTATGAACAGGTCGATCCGCCGCTTGCCGAATTCGCCGATTCGCTTGCCGGACGGCTCAAGGCCGGGCGAATGGAGCAGGCCGTCCGCTTCGTTGATCCGGTGTCGCAGCGCACGCTGGCGATCCGGCCGGACATCACTGCGCAGGTCGGGCGGATCGCGGCGACGCGGATGGGCCATCATCCGCGCCCGGTGCGGCTTTCCTATGCCGGGGCGGTGCTCAAGCTGCGCGCGAGCGAACTGCGCCCCGAACGCGCGATGCGTCAGATCGGCGCCGAGCTTGTTGGGCTCGACAGCGTCGCCGCCGCGCGTGAAGTGGCGGCCGTTGCGGTTGAAGCCTTGCAGGCGGCGGGTATCGAGAAGCTGGCGATCGACTTCACGCTGCCCGATCTGCTGTCGGTGCTCGCAGGCGATACGCTGTCGCCCGACGCGCTCACGCAGCTTGCCGAGCGGCTCGACGCCAAGGATGCGGGCGGTGTCGCCGCGATCGATTCGCGCTTCCTTTCGCTGATAGAAGCCGCCGGACCGTTCGATACGGCGATGGCCCGGCTGCGCGAATTCGACAGCGAGGGGTTGCTCGCCAGCCGCCTCGACGGACTTGCCGAAATCGCCGCGAGCGTGCACCCGCATGCCGCGCTGACGCTCGATCCCACCGAACGCCACGGCTTCGAATATCAGAGCTGGCTCGGCTTCTCGCTGTTCGCCGGCGGCGTGCGCAACGAAATCGGGCGCGGCGGCAGTTACATGGTGCTGCGCGAGGACGGCGGTGAGGAACCCGCGGTCGGCTTTTCCCTCTATGTCGATCCGGTGCTCGATGCGGGGCTGGGCGTCATCAAACGCGAACGGCTGTTCCTGCCCTATGGCACCGACGCGAAAACGGCGCGGGCGCTGCGCGCGCAGGGGTGGGTAACCGTCGCGGCGCTCACCGAAGACGACACGCCCGAACGGCAGCTCTGCACCCATGTACTCGGCGATCTGGGGCCGGAAGCCGTCTGA
- the serA gene encoding phosphoglycerate dehydrogenase, with product MPKVLISDKMSPKAAEIFRARGIEVDEITGKTPEELKAIIGDYDGLAIRSSTKVTKEILEAATNLKVIGRAGIGVDNVDIPAASAKGVVVMNTPFGNSITTAEHAIAMMFALARQIPEADASTQAGKWEKSKFMGVEVTGKTLGLIGAGNIGSIVASRALGLKMKVVAYDPFLTPERAIEMGVEKVDLDTLLARADFITLHTPLTDQTRNILSAENLAKTRKGVRIINCARGGLVDEDALKQGLDSGHIAGAALDVFKTEPAKESPLFGTPNFISTPHLGASTSEAQVNVAIQVAEQLSDYLLSGGVTNALNMPSLSAEEAPRLKPYMALAEKLGSLVGQLAHGALDSIAIEVEGAAAELNQKPITGAVLAGLMKRYSDTVNMVNAPFLAKERGLDVREVRHEREGDYHTLVRVTVSTDAGERSVAGTLFGDAKPRLVELFGIKVEADLAGDMLYIVNEDAPGFIGRLGTTLGEAGINIGTFHLGRRESGGEAILLLSVDHEVTSDLIARIRTLPGVRTAMGLGF from the coding sequence ATGCCCAAGGTTCTGATTTCCGACAAAATGTCCCCCAAGGCCGCCGAGATTTTCCGTGCGCGCGGCATCGAAGTGGACGAAATCACCGGCAAGACGCCCGAAGAGCTCAAAGCCATCATCGGCGACTATGACGGCCTCGCCATCCGCAGTTCGACCAAGGTCACCAAGGAGATTCTCGAGGCGGCGACCAATTTGAAGGTCATCGGCCGCGCCGGGATCGGCGTCGACAATGTCGATATCCCCGCCGCCAGCGCCAAGGGCGTCGTGGTGATGAACACGCCGTTCGGCAATTCGATCACGACCGCCGAACATGCCATCGCGATGATGTTCGCGCTCGCCCGCCAGATTCCCGAAGCCGACGCCTCGACTCAGGCGGGCAAATGGGAAAAGAGCAAGTTCATGGGCGTCGAAGTGACCGGCAAGACGCTCGGCCTGATCGGCGCGGGCAATATCGGTTCGATCGTCGCCAGCCGCGCGCTTGGGCTCAAGATGAAGGTGGTCGCCTATGATCCCTTCCTCACCCCCGAGCGCGCGATCGAAATGGGCGTCGAGAAAGTCGATCTCGACACGCTGCTCGCACGCGCCGATTTCATCACGCTGCACACGCCGCTGACCGATCAGACGCGCAACATCCTGTCGGCGGAGAATCTCGCCAAGACCAGGAAGGGCGTGCGCATCATCAATTGCGCGCGCGGCGGGCTGGTTGACGAAGACGCGCTCAAGCAAGGGCTCGACAGCGGCCATATCGCGGGCGCCGCGCTCGACGTGTTCAAGACCGAGCCGGCCAAGGAAAGCCCGCTGTTCGGCACGCCCAACTTCATTTCGACGCCGCATCTCGGCGCATCGACCAGCGAGGCGCAGGTGAACGTCGCGATTCAGGTCGCCGAGCAGCTTTCCGACTATCTGCTCTCGGGCGGCGTCACCAATGCGCTTAACATGCCGAGCCTTTCGGCCGAGGAAGCGCCGCGGCTGAAACCCTATATGGCGCTTGCCGAGAAGCTGGGTTCGCTGGTCGGCCAGCTCGCGCACGGGGCGCTCGATTCAATCGCGATCGAAGTCGAAGGCGCCGCCGCCGAACTGAACCAGAAGCCGATCACCGGCGCGGTGCTCGCGGGGCTGATGAAACGCTATTCCGACACGGTGAACATGGTCAACGCGCCGTTCCTCGCCAAGGAGCGCGGGCTCGACGTGCGCGAAGTGCGGCACGAGCGTGAAGGCGATTATCATACGTTGGTACGCGTGACGGTCAGCACAGATGCCGGCGAACGCTCGGTCGCTGGCACATTGTTCGGTGATGCCAAGCCGCGGCTGGTCGAACTGTTCGGGATCAAGGTCGAGGCCGATCTGGCCGGCGACATGCTGTATATCGTCAACGAGGACGCGCCGGGCTTCATCGGCCGCCTCGGCACGACACTCGGCGAAGCGGGGATTAATATCGGCACGTTCCATCTCGGTCGCCGCGAGTCGGGTGGGGAGGCGATCCTGCTGCTTTCGGTCGACCATGAAGTGACGAGCGACCTGATCGCCCGAATCCGTACGCTGCCGGGCGTGCGGACGGCGATGGGTCTGGGGTTCTAA
- a CDS encoding phosphoserine transaminase → MTDSTVADATGASAKPAVKPARPYFSSGPCAKPPGWSPEKLATESLGRSHRSKLGKSRLAYCIDLMREMLGLPDTHHIGIVPGSDTGAFEMAMWTMLGARDVTTLAWESFGEGWVTDAVKQLKLEPTVLRADYGQLPDLDSVDWSSDVLFTWNGTTSGVRVPDGEWIADDREGLAFADATSAVFAYDIPWDKIDVATFSWQKVLGGEGGHGVLILGPRAVERLESHTPAWPLPKVFRLTKSGKLNDGIFSGATINTPSMLAVEDAIFALEWGKSVGGLPGMIARSNANAHALDKIVAERDWLGHLAADSGIRSKTSVCLTVEGADTDLIKKMASLLEKEGAALDVAGYRDAPPGLRIWCGATVDTADIEALGPWLDWAYAAAKAG, encoded by the coding sequence ATGACTGATTCTACTGTTGCCGACGCCACCGGTGCGTCCGCGAAACCCGCCGTCAAACCGGCGCGTCCCTATTTTTCCTCCGGTCCCTGCGCCAAGCCTCCCGGCTGGTCGCCTGAGAAACTCGCCACCGAGTCGCTCGGCCGCTCGCACCGGTCCAAACTCGGCAAAAGCCGCCTCGCCTATTGCATCGACTTGATGCGCGAGATGCTGGGCCTGCCCGACACGCACCATATCGGCATCGTTCCCGGCTCCGATACCGGCGCCTTCGAAATGGCGATGTGGACGATGCTCGGCGCGCGCGACGTGACGACGCTTGCCTGGGAAAGCTTCGGTGAAGGTTGGGTCACCGATGCCGTCAAGCAGCTCAAGCTCGAACCGACGGTGCTGCGCGCCGATTACGGCCAGCTTCCCGATCTCGACAGCGTCGACTGGTCGAGCGACGTGCTGTTCACCTGGAACGGGACGACCAGCGGCGTGCGCGTTCCCGATGGCGAATGGATCGCCGACGATCGCGAAGGCCTGGCCTTCGCCGACGCGACCAGCGCGGTGTTCGCCTATGACATTCCGTGGGACAAGATCGATGTCGCCACTTTCTCGTGGCAGAAGGTGCTGGGCGGCGAGGGCGGTCATGGCGTCCTGATCCTCGGCCCGCGTGCGGTCGAGCGGCTGGAAAGCCACACGCCCGCATGGCCGCTGCCCAAGGTGTTCCGCCTGACCAAAAGCGGCAAGCTCAACGACGGCATCTTCTCCGGCGCGACGATCAACACGCCCTCGATGCTGGCGGTCGAAGACGCGATCTTCGCGCTCGAATGGGGCAAGTCGGTCGGCGGCCTGCCCGGCATGATCGCACGATCGAACGCCAATGCGCATGCGCTCGACAAGATCGTGGCGGAGCGCGACTGGCTCGGTCATCTCGCCGCTGACAGTGGCATCCGGTCGAAGACCAGCGTCTGCCTCACCGTCGAGGGCGCCGATACCGATTTGATCAAGAAGATGGCGTCGCTGCTCGAAAAGGAAGGCGCGGCGCTCGACGTCGCCGGCTATCGCGACGCGCCGCCGGGACTGCGCATCTGGTGCGGCGCGACAGTCGACACCGCTGATATCGAAGCGCTCGGCCCCTGGCTCGACTGGGCCTACGCCGCCGCCAAGGCCGGCTGA
- a CDS encoding extensin family protein, which translates to MMTPRILAALLPLLLAGCLFGGGADRVSSNQPIRPRASGPITLPDRETPEARQCRAELARDHVRYTPLPDRDYGGGCLVTNAVQLLDIGVPVSGINSMRCPLAEKFAAWVRHGVSPAAREILGSPLVKVESMGTYACRGIVGAGASASRRLSEHALANAVDISAFVLADGRRITVLEGWDSSDPAVRQFMAIIHRSACRRFRTVLGPEYNAAHHNHFHLDMGEGPFCR; encoded by the coding sequence ATGATGACCCCCCGCATCCTCGCCGCGCTATTGCCGCTCCTGCTCGCCGGATGTCTGTTCGGCGGCGGGGCTGATCGCGTCTCGAGCAATCAGCCGATTCGTCCGCGTGCCAGCGGGCCGATCACATTGCCCGATCGCGAAACCCCCGAGGCACGGCAGTGCAGGGCCGAACTCGCCCGCGACCATGTGCGCTACACGCCGCTGCCGGACCGGGATTACGGCGGCGGGTGCCTGGTTACCAATGCCGTACAGCTGCTCGACATCGGCGTTCCGGTCAGCGGGATCAATTCGATGCGCTGCCCGCTCGCGGAAAAATTCGCGGCATGGGTGCGCCACGGCGTTTCTCCGGCAGCGCGCGAGATACTGGGCAGCCCGCTGGTCAAGGTCGAAAGTATGGGCACCTATGCCTGTCGCGGCATCGTCGGTGCCGGGGCCTCGGCCTCGCGCCGCCTTTCCGAGCACGCGCTGGCCAACGCCGTCGACATTTCAGCCTTCGTGCTCGCCGACGGGCGCCGGATCACGGTGCTAGAGGGATGGGATTCCTCCGATCCGGCGGTGCGCCAGTTCATGGCGATCATTCACCGTTCGGCCTGCCGCCGCTTCCGCACCGTACTCGGCCCGGAATATAATGCGGCGCATCACAACCACTTCCATCTCGATATGGGCGAAGGGCCGTTCTGCCGCTGA
- a CDS encoding LOG family protein, translated as MNDDTRVPSRVFRRAEEDAQSARHAGGGTPQTEDPSYRLAFQDLDFLLREDLRPVRFQLELLKPTLLLDEAGIDSLFVMYGSARIPEPSKAESLLELADTPESRRVAERLVEKSKYYDVARELARLASGFPRDVNGKRHFVVCSGGGPSIMEAANRGAVDVGCDTVGLNIVLPHEQAPNPYVTPHLSFQFHYFALRKMHFLLRARAVAVFPGGFGTFDESFELLTLIQTGKIEPIPVIFYGKEFWNRVVNFEALCEEGVISPRDLHLFHFCETAEEGWEIVRNFWRKRGEPELP; from the coding sequence ATGAACGATGATACTCGCGTCCCGTCCCGCGTATTCCGGCGCGCCGAAGAAGATGCTCAGTCCGCGCGCCACGCGGGCGGCGGCACGCCGCAGACCGAAGATCCCTCCTATCGGCTCGCCTTTCAGGATCTCGATTTCCTGCTGCGCGAGGACCTGCGCCCGGTCCGCTTCCAGCTCGAATTGCTCAAGCCGACGCTTCTGCTCGACGAAGCGGGGATCGATTCGCTGTTCGTCATGTATGGCTCGGCGCGCATCCCCGAACCGTCCAAGGCCGAGTCGCTGCTCGAACTGGCCGACACGCCCGAATCGCGGCGCGTGGCCGAGCGCCTGGTGGAAAAATCCAAATATTACGACGTCGCGCGCGAGCTGGCGCGGCTTGCCAGCGGCTTTCCGCGCGATGTGAACGGCAAGCGGCATTTCGTCGTCTGCTCGGGCGGCGGCCCCTCGATCATGGAAGCGGCGAATCGCGGCGCAGTCGATGTCGGCTGCGACACGGTGGGGCTCAATATCGTGCTGCCGCACGAACAGGCGCCCAATCCCTATGTCACCCCGCATCTCAGCTTTCAGTTCCACTATTTCGCACTGCGCAAGATGCACTTCCTGCTGCGCGCGCGCGCCGTCGCGGTGTTTCCGGGCGGCTTCGGCACCTTCGACGAATCGTTCGAGCTGCTGACGCTGATCCAGACGGGCAAGATCGAACCGATCCCGGTGATCTTCTACGGCAAGGAATTCTGGAACCGCGTCGTCAATTTCGAGGCGCTGTGCGAGGAAGGCGTGATTTCGCCGCGCGACCTGCACCTGTTCCATTTCTGCGAGACCGCCGAAGAGGGCTGGGAGATCGTCCGCAATTTCTGGCGCAAGCGCGGCGAACCCGAACTGCCCTGA
- a CDS encoding c-type cytochrome yields MQDRTNTIAGWALAGAVAALGLSIVSGGIFVETHPEKEGYPVEAVEGEGGGEDAIAPIATRLAEADVAAGEAIYKGKCTACHTDTQGGANGLGPNLWGVVGAAHGHRSDFAYSDAVASIEGPWSFDALDEWLESPRRYAPGTKMTFAGLSDPQDRANVIAYLNAQGSNLPFPPPPAPAEEETEAAEGEAVEGDAPAGEEAAAEEAEGAEATANEAAPAEAE; encoded by the coding sequence ATGCAGGACCGCACGAATACGATCGCAGGATGGGCTCTGGCTGGCGCGGTGGCCGCGCTTGGTCTTTCGATCGTGAGCGGTGGGATTTTCGTTGAAACCCATCCCGAAAAGGAAGGCTATCCCGTCGAGGCAGTCGAAGGCGAAGGCGGCGGCGAAGATGCCATTGCGCCGATCGCCACGCGACTGGCCGAAGCCGATGTCGCGGCGGGCGAAGCGATCTACAAGGGCAAGTGCACTGCCTGCCACACCGACACCCAGGGCGGCGCCAACGGGCTCGGCCCCAATCTGTGGGGTGTGGTCGGTGCCGCGCACGGCCATCGCTCGGACTTCGCCTATTCGGATGCCGTTGCCTCGATCGAAGGCCCCTGGTCGTTCGACGCGCTCGACGAATGGCTCGAATCGCCGCGCCGCTATGCGCCGGGCACCAAGATGACCTTTGCGGGCCTGTCGGATCCGCAGGATCGCGCCAATGTGATCGCCTATCTCAACGCGCAGGGTTCGAACCTGCCTTTCCCGCCGCCGCCCGCGCCGGCCGAGGAGGAAACCGAGGCCGCTGAAGGCGAAGCGGTCGAAGGCGACGCGCCTGCCGGCGAGGAAGCCGCCGCGGAGGAAGCCGAGGGCGCCGAAGCGACGGCCAACGAAGCCGCTCCGGCCGAAGCCGAGTAA
- a CDS encoding prephenate dehydratase produces the protein MENFAAPARPIVARMIEAAANAPHRAVAFQGAPGANSHLAALEAFPDCLPLPCFSFEDAIDSVRDGRADCALIPIENSLHGRVADIHFLLPESGLVITGEHFRPIRHALLGTGKVADIREAMSHVQALGQCRHWLKARGIHPVAYPDTAGAAAAVAELADPAIGALAPAGAAGIYGLNLLADDIADAEHNMTRFVALAREAAPVAGDGPFMTTFIFEVRNIPAALYKALGGFATNGVNMTKLESYQRGGSFAASEFYADIVGRPGDPAVDRALEELGFHTKWVRLLGTYPQARARPG, from the coding sequence ATGGAAAATTTCGCAGCGCCGGCGCGTCCCATCGTCGCCAGAATGATCGAAGCCGCGGCAAATGCGCCGCATCGCGCCGTCGCCTTTCAGGGCGCGCCGGGCGCCAACTCGCATCTCGCCGCGCTCGAAGCCTTTCCCGATTGCCTGCCGCTCCCCTGTTTCAGTTTCGAGGACGCGATCGATTCCGTGCGCGACGGGCGCGCCGACTGCGCGCTGATTCCGATCGAGAATTCCCTCCACGGACGCGTTGCCGATATCCATTTTCTCCTTCCCGAATCGGGACTTGTCATTACCGGCGAGCATTTTCGACCGATCCGTCACGCCCTGCTCGGCACCGGCAAGGTCGCCGATATCCGCGAGGCGATGAGTCACGTTCAGGCGCTCGGCCAGTGCCGCCACTGGCTGAAGGCGCGCGGCATCCACCCCGTTGCCTATCCCGACACGGCAGGCGCCGCCGCGGCGGTCGCCGAACTTGCCGATCCGGCGATCGGAGCGCTCGCCCCGGCAGGGGCCGCGGGTATTTACGGGCTCAATCTGCTCGCCGACGATATCGCCGATGCGGAACATAACATGACGCGTTTCGTCGCGCTGGCACGCGAGGCGGCGCCGGTAGCCGGCGACGGACCGTTCATGACGACCTTCATATTCGAAGTGCGCAACATCCCCGCCGCGCTCTACAAGGCGCTGGGCGGTTTCGCGACCAACGGCGTCAACATGACCAAGCTCGAAAGCTATCAGCGCGGGGGCAGTTTCGCGGCTTCGGAATTCTATGCCGATATCGTCGGCCGACCCGGCGATCCGGCGGTCGATCGCGCGCTCGAGGAACTCGGCTTCCACACCAAATGGGTGCGTCTGCTCGGCACCTATCCGCAGGCGCGCGCCCGGCCGGGCTAA
- the nudC gene encoding NAD(+) diphosphatase, whose translation MRAPGFTGAVIDRADWMRHDEAALANALRDPKARLLGLDDLDPVLAEDRLTWTMLADQGEAPPLVLLGLIEGVPHFAPLDPPRSAGERPGGLFDAIARLPESEAALYAGARSVVDWHRRHRFCARCGHATHTFRAGWARKCDNCDAEHFPRTDPVVIMIAEHDGRALLGRQASWAPGRYSALAGFLEPGESIEEAVARETLEESGVRVTNVRYVASQPWPFPSSLMIACVGQAADDRITVDTNEIEDARWFARDEVRAALAGEADAPFGAPPPIAIAHTLLSAWAEAGS comes from the coding sequence GTGAGGGCGCCGGGCTTCACCGGCGCGGTGATCGACCGCGCCGACTGGATGCGCCACGACGAAGCGGCGCTTGCGAACGCACTGCGCGATCCGAAGGCACGGCTGCTCGGGCTCGACGATCTCGATCCGGTGCTGGCGGAGGACCGCCTGACCTGGACCATGCTGGCCGACCAGGGCGAAGCGCCGCCGTTGGTGCTGCTCGGCCTGATCGAGGGCGTGCCGCATTTCGCACCGCTCGATCCGCCGCGTAGTGCGGGCGAGCGGCCCGGCGGGCTGTTCGACGCGATCGCGCGCCTGCCCGAATCCGAAGCCGCGCTCTATGCCGGCGCGCGCAGTGTCGTCGACTGGCATCGCCGCCACCGTTTCTGCGCGCGCTGCGGGCATGCCACCCATACGTTCCGTGCGGGCTGGGCGCGCAAATGCGACAATTGCGACGCAGAGCATTTCCCGCGCACCGATCCGGTGGTCATCATGATCGCCGAGCATGACGGGCGCGCGCTGCTCGGGCGGCAGGCAAGCTGGGCGCCCGGGCGCTATTCGGCGCTGGCGGGCTTTCTCGAGCCGGGTGAATCGATCGAGGAAGCCGTGGCGCGCGAAACACTCGAGGAATCAGGCGTGCGCGTCACCAATGTCCGCTATGTCGCGAGCCAGCCCTGGCCCTTCCCGTCCTCGCTGATGATCGCCTGTGTCGGGCAGGCGGCGGACGATCGCATCACGGTCGATACCAACGAGATCGAGGATGCGCGCTGGTTCGCGCGCGACGAGGTGCGCGCGGCGCTGGCGGGCGAGGCCGATGCGCCTTTCGGCGCGCCGCCACCCATCGCGATCGCGCACACGCTGCTCAGCGCCTGGGCCGAAGCCGGGTCGTAG